Sequence from the Paenibacillus tundrae genome:
TTTGGAGTCCACTACTGCTGATTGCGGTAGCACTGATTACGAGAAGCCTGGTCACAAACTTAGGTTTATTGTTCGGTATGTCGCATGAAGCAGCGGGTAACATTGCCATTATTGCCATGATCATTGCCGCACTGATCATGTTTAATCGTTTGACCAAGGCTCGTCGTAATCGTAAATAAACCCGTAGCTCTAACGAGCAGAGCATTAGAGAAGAAGGCACCCGTGAGGGTGTCTTTTTACATCCTAGTTAAGGAAAATGCGGATGGTTACACGGGTTATGGCGATGATGAAGTGACGGATATCACAAATGTGCTATAATTGAACTATTCAGCCTGGAAAAGTACTGGCTATGGATGGGAGAGGTAACTGATCTATGCAGGTATTTGAAGACTGGAACCAGAAAGTGAAGAAAACGTTTAATGCAACGAATCCAACGGCTGTACTTACTGTTGCCGAAGCGGGCAGCGCATTAGGTTTGTCGAAAGACCAGATGAAGCTGTATGTGGATAAAAATAAATTGACCAAGGTTCCGATTATGAGGAGTGTACACAGATACCTCTTATTGAAGAGCGAGATCGATGATATCGTTAATAAACGTTAATTGCATAAGAGTATGACATCAGCCATTTAACCGATTTGTATTTCGGAAAGTGGTTATTTTTTTATCATGAGCTATTTTGCCTAAACCTGTATAGAGAGGGGATCAGCATGAATACCTTATCCAGCTGGTTGTATGATCGGGTGAATTGG
This genomic interval carries:
- a CDS encoding helix-turn-helix domain-containing protein translates to MQVFEDWNQKVKKTFNATNPTAVLTVAEAGSALGLSKDQMKLYVDKNKLTKVPIMRSVHRYLLLKSEIDDIVNKR